The stretch of DNA agagaaaaaggaaatcagttttaaaattctgaattatttgattaaaatggagtctatgggagaccgactttccgtaatttggagctttctggataatgggtttccggataagggatcctatacccgtACCAAGATTCCAGTCTGAGCTCACTCTTTAACCTATAACAATCGCCTTTCACTTCAGGGGGAGCTCTTCGCTACTTGGATCCTGCTAGGACTTAATGTAAGAGAACCGAGGCAAGAGTTCTGGGCAATCGAGGGAACCAGAGCATATTACAGAAGTAATGGGGATAAGGCGAAGTCACAGAGAGCAGGCCAAGGTCACAACCAGAAAAGTAGTGAGGTACCAAATCAGGATCTAAAAGGCATAGTCAAAGGGCAGACAAAAGGGTCAGTTCAGGAGGCAAACATCAAACGTCAAGAAACACACCCAGGAGCTATAGAAGACAGAACCTACCTTGGGCAGTGAAAATAGCACAAGaggccctttaaatatataaatcttgCGCCAAACACAAGTATGTCATTGTGCAGTGTCAAGTTTGCGTCAAAAGAACGTGTTCCACATACACTAGGAGAACAGGAGCTGAGCACACTGAAGGGGGTTAAGGAATGCTGTGGGCGTCCCCACCGGTACCTGCTGCCTCAATGTTACAGTtaaagaagctttattatattatactacAATCaatcttcatagaaaaaaagacTCCCGTGTTGCCAATTTCCTCCAAACGTGTTGCCCAGACTGCTTCTtaatgcccccatacacgggccgatagaagctgccgatatcggtccgttggaccgactcggcagcttatctgcccgtgtaggggcagaaacgagcgggctggccgaccgatatctggcctgaaattggccagatatcaatcggacaggttaaaatattcagttggatcggggaccgcatcggctcattgatgtggtccccgaaccgactgccccattgccgcctacataatccggtcgtttggccccagggccaaatgttcggattatttttttttaacttcaagctccccgatatcgcccacccataggtggggatatcggggaagatccgcttgctttaGACAGATATGGGGAGGCCTCCATTATTTATGTGGAGGGCAAGGGGggcatataaatgtgttttttctgcattgtTTTCTCCGGCAAAACCCCCcacttttttcccaaaaaaaaaagccaaaattcTAGCACGGATTTCCAAAAATTTTAGTTACTGGCAAAAACTTTAATTTCACTACGGAATTGTAccaggtgaaaaaaattgcttcccTACAAATGCATTATTATCTATGGTGGTTAAGAGAAAACCATGGGAAGTCTGAGGAGTAGCAGGGTAGCACGAGCAGAAGCTATTATTGCTAACGGAATGTCTGTAAGTAAAGGGTATTAATTGCTTAtataacatcatttttttttgttctaggtTAGTTATGGAGCTGTGGATCCTGCATTCAGCGACAGAATCCGCTTCCCATTATTCTATCGAACAGTGCCAAGTGAAACTGTCCGGTTTGAAGTCATTATCCAGCTCATCAAGACGTTTGGATGGAACTGGGTAGGAATTGTAACCTCTAATGATGAAAGTTACCAAAAGACCAGTGAAAAAATGAGGAACGAAATCGTTAAGAATGGATTCTGTGTAGCATTTCTAGTTAAAATTGCTGAAAATGATTATAGGACACTACATGAAGCTAGGGAAACCATAATACAGTCAACTGCCAATGTTGTTATACTTCACAGCAGACTCGTCATcttgtttaatatgttttttaaaatgaatgaccGTGGAAATCATGTATGGCTGATGCTATCGCCTTTCCCACTGTCTTTAAGTAGCCTATATTTGGAAATGAATCTCTTGCTAAATGGATCTATTTTTATTCACTTTCATCATGAAGCCATCCCAGGTCTAAAGGACTTCCTTAACAAGGCGAATCCTTCAGAGTTTCCCAATGATCCATTCACTGCTGCAGTTTGGTTAGAGGTGTTTGCATGCAAAGTCTTTGCTAACTCATCTTTATATGAAACATGTAATGCCAATCATACACTAAAGCAATATGAGATGAATGGATATGACATGTCTAACTTCAGactaacatacagtatgtacattgcTGTATATGCTGTGGCCCATGCTCTCCATGCTATGTATATGGATAAAGCCAGTGGTGGAACCATCTTGCATTCTGATAAAACAACATATGGACTGATGCCAATACAGGTATGaagatacatatacatatataatgggAATGGCCAACTTCAATGAAAGGATTTTAGAAACACCTAAACAGTAGGTAATATTGTTCAAAGCAGGGTTCTTTTTGTTAGGCTTCTTGTCCGAATGTCCGAAATGCATTAATTCCTTTTTAAGAAACCACTGCTCTTTTGACTATTTGAGAAGCTCACAATAATTTTCCATTGACTGGGGTGCATGGTAGGAACTCTATTTGTAGCTTTTATACGGTTATATACCCTATAAATGTGTTGAGAAGGGCTGGGGGGAtagttatatgtaaaaaaaaatatctttgcatttttttaattggaatAAGAACCATGACATCTATATTCTGCTATtaacaattattataataataatattaatataaacaaaaaagtgATGCAAATAGTTTGAGGGCTGTGTTTATGCAATTTACAAACTAGCTTTTGAAGAACAGCAGAACTAATGTTCTAATAATAAAGAGAAAGCCACACAGACTCTGGGAAACATACACAAATAGTTCACTGGTTAAATCCATGTTCCAAgaactgtggccacaattttattCCTACAGTATATCCCTCCATTTATATATGCTCACGTAAACATTTCAATGGTCGTACCCAGAACAGGACCAACGGGATGAACTATTCTGGCTACGGAATATGTCAGTTTTACAGCTGGATATTTTATAGACTAATCTGTCTATATCTGTAAGGGTATTATCTATACAGTTGTTGTTTGGATAAACCTTAGACTGTTCTGTTACATGTTGTAGTAAGCTAAAGGATGATGACTTAATGACACATCATCCAAGATTAGTGAAGAGTGAACTTGGGCATTTTCTTCCAAACGTGGTGGGTGGTGGCTTCTCCAAAAATATTGTTTCTTCTAGATAGCCTTTCATCCAAATGCTCAGGCCAGAGATTATCTAAAGCAAACTCTGATTCTATGACAGAATTTATGACTGTAAAAAACTGGCAGTCCAAAATTAGAGGAAGAAGGGAAGAAAAGAtcccttaacaaaaaaaaaaaaaagaaaagaaaatgttctaTCCCCATGGACTGGAATCAGGAATATTCAAATATCACAATCAGTCTTTCAGAAATGTACTGTAGGAAAAATATGACCCAGGATTGAGCCATTAATCCATTATGGTAGATAggggatttttaaatattttaatgtggAAGTGTAGGAACCCATTGGGTTAAATTCCCTACTGGTTTGGGAACTACCCTACTGGGTTTTGAAGTCCTAAGGAAGTCCTAATAACTATGAACTATACCTTGGGTGGGAAGTTTTACCCTTTGCTTTCAGGGAGTTAATGACtactttttgttttatgtttaataaGAAAGTAGGGAGCACTTGGCTGTTTCTTCTTGGCCTCTACTTGCTAAGTGGATGCTGCTGGAACACAGTGCACCACTAAAGAAGTGAGCCCTAGTCCTTAGTGCACGTcaggggacagggaccctgtaaGCAAGGTAATTAGACAATGATAGCGATAGCATCCGTAATAGTATATTctagtgggcttatttatcaatttttgagtttgtgaatttgaacTCCCGTTGACTTCTTCATAAACCTGCAATCTTTTAGATGCCAAAAGTTCAAACTTGAGttttttatacttaataaatatcatttgcaaaaaaaacttcaattgtgaaaaaaaaaattcaaatttgaacacTGATAACTCACCCCCTAGGAGATGTAACACAGACAAGtcagctagaaagagcagcactgagctccaaCATAGAACTGATTGAAGTCTACCAAGTCTCTAGTGGTCTCACCATATTCTGCTCTGTGGGTGATTATTACTGAAACCTGTATACCTCTATGGCTATGTTGTACTGCctgagtagtacaggtatgggatcccttatccggaaacccgatatccagaaagctccgaattaaggaaagcctgtctcccatagactccattttaatcaaattattctgatttttaaaattgatttcctttttctctgtaaaaataaaacagtgctttgtatttgatcccaactaagatataattactccttactgtatgtaaaataatcatattgggtttaattaatgttttattgatttcttagtagacttggtatgaagatccaaattacgggaagaccccttatccggaaaacccttggtcccgagcattctggataacgggtcccatacctgtacctgagtTTATGGTTAAGAACCACTCCCATCTTCCACACACTGACACCAAGGCCCTACTGAAAGAGAAGGTCATGATATACCTGTAACTGGGCCCTATCATCATATTTGATGTCCATTCTAAGACAAGCCTCGCTTTAGGAAGGATATATGTTAGCAATGTTGTTACCAAAGTTCTAAACCCTCATGGAAATTTTTGTGAGGCTTGCTGCTAGATCAAGGCATAGtcagtaaatatatacatagcagctaaaaaaaacacttaaggGGCCTTTTAAGAATGGTTGTATTTTTTTccgatttggaaaaaaaatctagaatttttttttcactatggggttgattcaatAAAGTGTGATAAcccttatcgcatgcttttttgcgttaaaattaacgtaaaaaaaacgtgtgattcattaaagtattatcgcatgtgttaagtcgcatatcgcatgcattaaatagcgcgcaaccgcatgcgttaattttaccacatggCATTAATTAGCGctcagaaataacactaacgcatgattcacaaacacttagacgcgctaaatattgcattagtctgtgcgaaaatgaacacctacttgaggcaggcggtaattatagaaaagtacagttcatgagcttttggcaacacaatatggactttgcagtgggatttattcaagtctgtgttggccccagagtgatgcagcctccagtttgcagggaaatgggcattttcagagcagtagttttacgaacgtaatgccgTATAACATtgcatgcgttttttcgcacacggtGGCAATTTATGCACGCTGCATTAATTAACtcacgttgcatcaaataccgcatgaaaatagtcttcgtgacttaaatagcGTAAagagcatcgcgtctaaattaacgcaagtatgtttttaatcgtgcgttaagacgcaataaCAATTttaacatgctataaatagtgctcattttatcgcactttagtgaatcaaccctatgatcTCTCGACTAAGCCTTTTGGGTTTTTCTTATTCTTTCTCTTAAATAACGTCTTGTAATTAGTATATTATTAATGCAATACCCCCAGTGGGGGGTCATACATATAGGCAAATTGAAAGGCTCATAAATACTCCTGTGTAGTTAGGACAAATGTACTGCAGTATGAGCCTGTAAACCAAACCATTGTAAAATTGTATCACCATAATATTACTCAAAGAAACAGATAATAAGTCTTCCTCAGCCCATATGGTTTACTGGAAATGTATGTAGGATTCCTAAAGAAAGCCAGGAAGGCTATTAAGCTATTTATTAAGAAGACATTATTAGTCTAATCCTTGTTAGACTTTTGTTGCATATTAGATATTTCTTCTTGTAAACTAAGTATGTGTGCCATTTTGAATAAGAAATCTTGTTTCATAGTTAAATCGCTACCTgaagaaaatccattttaaaacaCCCTCTGGGGATGAAATATTCTTTAATGACAAAGGAGAAGTTCCAAGGCATTTTGATATCATTAATTGGAACATTTTCCATAATGGAACAGCAACTTCAAGACCTGTTGGAATCTTCATTTCATCTCCCTCTCCAGAACTTGTCATGGATGAAAAGGCCATCTTTTGGGCACCTCAGTTTTATGGGGTACTACAAACATTCATACAGTATGCATGCGAAAAAGAGGTTTTGAACACAACAAACTGATACAATCAAAGGAACATCCAATCATAATACATAATTTGTATGTTTAGCAGAAGCCCCAGTGTATGACACCCCATCCATTAGTGGATAAATGGAAGCAAAACGGCTccattgcagttttttttctataaatgacACAACATGACACTGATCACCACCAAAGAGATCTAGGAAaccttgtatatattttttttatatttaaaaggtcCACAGATGTGTAGGGTATTGCCAAGGCATTACAATTAAGGTTGCCTAATTCATATGTCTGTAAGGAAAAGGTAAGATAAAATATGAGGCAGGGTCTATCTTTTAAAATACTTCCCCTTGTCTTTTTCCAGCCAATCAATACCTTAGCGTCAGTGGTTATTGTGGCAAGTCTTTGGGATAGGTGCAGCATCATTTTTATATTGCATGgagtatttttttacattttgttcttcACCCTACCAGAGCATCTCCATACCAGCCTGGATTAATGGATGTAGAGGGAGCTCTGATACAAAAAGAGGTCTGAGGATTCTTCTTTTTAATATGCCTCTGTTTTTCAATATTAGGCCTTTTGTTCCTCAACAATTTTCTCTGTTTAAATGCTTAGATCCCTATCTCACGTTGCAGTGCCAGCTGCCCACCAGGCTACAGAAAAGCTGTCATGGAAGGAAAACAGATTTGCTGCTATGGGTGTGTTCAGTGCTCAGAAGGGGAAATATCTTCAGGACCAGGTAGGTAATGGTGACTGCTGCTCTGGTAAACAGgttaaaattagtgatgagcgatctATCCCATTTtgtttcggcaaaaaatttgccgaACTTTTTGTTTGGCACAACTTTTTTATTCAATCATACCTATTTTGACAccaccgtgcctattttgacgcgaccgtacctattttgatgcacCTGCAACTTTTCTTGACGCATGACAATTTTTTCCATGCTGAAACAGttcgccaatgtcgaaatgcggaaattcattgcaaatccaCGTCTGGTgaaaaaaaacgctcatcactagttaaaatttattttacaaaattcaTTTTATAGAGCACCAAAGTCCAAATGATTAGACGTAACTCACACATAGAACTGCAATACCAACTTGGAAGTACAGATACCTTCTAACAGGAAAGATGTGGTTCATTTAAGAGTTAATATACCCTCACATTGTCTGTATAGTTGTGATAGTATGGGGAGGGGAATAACTATTTTAgaatagttgtacaggtatgggatcccttatctggaaacccattatccggaaagctccgaattacggaaagtccgtctcccatagactccattttaattaaataatttagaattttaaaactgatttgctttttctctgtagtaataaaacagtacctgtacttgatcccaactaagatttaattaccccttattgggggcagaacagccctattgggtttatttaatggttaaatgattcccttttctctgtaataataaaacagtacctttatttgatcccaactaagatataattaccccttattggggcagaacagccctattgggtttatttaatggttaaatgattcccttttctctgtaataataaaacagtacctgtacttgatcccaactaagatataattaccccttattgggggcagaacagccctattgggtttatttaatggttaaattattcccttttctctgtaataataaaacagtacctgtacttgatcccaactaagatataattaccccttattggggcagaacggccctattgggtttatttaatggttaaatgattcccttttctctgtaataataaaacagtaccttgtaactgatcccaactaagataaataatccttactggatgcaaaacaattatattgggtttaattaatgatttattgatttttgagtagacttaaggtatggagatccaaattaaagaaagacccttggtcccgagcattctggataacgggtcctatacctgtattgtttctCTATTAACAGGCTCTGGGAAAACCTATAGGGATTAAAGATCCCAATAGCATTACACACCTTGGTCTAACAAGCAATATAACAGAATGGGAGGGCTGGGGTGATCTTAAAAATGTTGTGACCAGCAAACTTGAGACACAATGGCAGTTTAGATATAGTTGTAAGCTCAGTGATCTACAGTATGCCTACACCAGTGCTGGCAGTCAAACTCTTCCTGGTATAGTAATCTCTTAGGtcagaaaaaaagttaaaatcttacaagcatattcattttaatataccaGCTTTATATTATAATAGTCATATGTTTACCCAGTAATAACATTATTTTCCTATTTTAGACATGGAAAATTGTATAAAATGTCCTGAAGACCAATGGTCCAATGAGAAAAGAAGTAAATGCATTATGCGCACCATTGACTTTCTCTCTTATGAGGACCTTCTAGGCATAGTCTTAACCACCACTGCTCTGGTTTTGTCTTCTTGCACATCTGCAGTTTTTTACATCTTCATAAAATACAAGAAGAGCCCCATTGTGAAAGCCAATAACCAGGAGCTCAGTTACATTCTGCTTCTTTCCCTCTTGGTGTCGTTCCTTTGTTCCTTACTATTTATTGGAAGGCCTACTAAAGTCACGTGTTTGTTGAGACAAGCTGTGTTTGGTATCGACTTTGCTATTTGTGTTTCTTCCATTTTAGGAAAAACTGTTACTGTTATTATTGCCTTTAAGGCTACTAGACCTGGAAGCAGACTGAGAAACTATGTTGGAGTTAGGGTATCTAAATATATTCTTCTACTATGTACACTTCCTGAGGTTTTCATCTGTGCACTTTGGCTCATAATCTCCCCCCCATTCCCTGACTATGACACTCACTCTGCAACAGGAAAGATCATTTTGCAGTGCAATGAGGGATCACCTAGTGCATTCTACATAATGGTTGGTTACATTGCCTTGTTGGCTTTTGTGAGTTTCTTTGTTGCTTATCTTGCCCGTAAATTACCAGACATATTTAATGAAGCACAATACATAACCTTCAGCATGTTGCTGTTCTGCAGTGTATGGATCTCCTTCCTCCTGGCCTATGTGAGCACCACAGGCAAATATTTAGCCGcggtggagatatttgccatccttGTTTCCAGTGCAGGACTCCTTGGTCTTATTTTTATCCCTAAATgttatattatcattattaaaccGGCAGTAAGCACTAGATGTCAATTATTAGAATAAAACTATAATTAAAATGAAGAAATGGCTTAATAATTTTGatataaaatgtttaaagaaGACCTCACATAAGATTCTTTAGAAGAAGCAGGACATGCCCAATGATGTTCAGTGCAACTATGCAGAGGTGCAAGCAACATGCTTGGATGCAAGTACCTATAATGTATAGTGTCAATACCAACACCCCAATGTATCTATTTTTAGTGTGACTGCCCTTGCACTTGGGTTACTAAATGAACCTTTCAGTAGTGGAACGGGTCCCTGTGCCATGTGATGTTGGAGGTCACTCTACCATGTAATGCTAGTCGTGTTGCTAATATAAAGCTAAATCTTAGCCTACGATTCACCTACTTGTGAGTGAATGAttaaatgctgggggtcactgaatTACTTTATGTTTAAGATCACTGTGCCATATAAATCTGAAGGTCTGAGAGTCACTATGTCATTTAATCACTGTATAATTTTATGCTGAGGGTTACTGTGCCATTCAGTGCAGGGATCAGCGTATTTTATGCTGGAAATTACTGTTACCATTTAATGCTGGTGATTAGTGTACCATTTTATGATTGAAGTTAATGTGCCATTTGCTgtgggtcactgtaccattttattgtgaagggtcactgtaccattttattgtgaagggccactgtaccattttattgtgaagggccactgtaccattttattgtgaagggtcactgtaccattttattgtgaagggccactgtaccattttattgtgaagggccactgtaccattttattgtgaagggccactgtaccattttattctgaagggtcactgtaccattttattctgaagggccactgtaccattttattctgaagggcactgtaccattttattctgaagggccactgtaccattttattctgaagggtcactgtaccattttattgtgaagggcactgtaccattttattctgaagggccactgtaccattttattctgaagggccactgtaccattttattctgaaggccactgtaccattttattctgaagggccactgtaccattttattctgagggccactgtaccattttattctgaggggcactgaaccattttattctgaggggcactgtaccattttattctgaagggccactgtaccattttatcctgaagggccactgtaccattttattctgagggccactgtaccattttattctgaggggcactgaaccattttattctgaggggcactgtaccattttattctgaagggccactgtaccattttatcctgaagggccactgtaccattttattcttaagggccactgtaccattttattctgaggggcactgtaccattttattctgagggccactgtaccattttattcttaaGGGCCacagtaccattttattctgagggccactgtaccattttattctgaagggtcactgtaccattttattctgaagggccactgtaccattttattgt from Xenopus tropicalis strain Nigerian chromosome 8, UCB_Xtro_10.0, whole genome shotgun sequence encodes:
- the LOC116406821 gene encoding vomeronasal type-2 receptor 26-like, which produces MTLGFHIHDSWANEKKASSSTFSMLTGSSDYVPNYKCTQNRIPSAFIGHLLSSVSNVMYQLTGLYGFPQGELFATWILLGLNVREPRQEFWAIEGTRAYYRSNGDKAKSQRAGQGHNQKSSEVSYGAVDPAFSDRIRFPLFYRTVPSETVRFEVIIQLIKTFGWNWVGIVTSNDESYQKTSEKMRNEIVKNGFCVAFLVKIAENDYRTLHEARETIIQSTANVVILHSRLVILFNMFFKMNDRGNHVWLMLSPFPLSLSSLYLEMNLLLNGSIFIHFHHEAIPGLKDFLNKANPSEFPNDPFTAAVWLEVFACKVFANSSLYETCNANHTLKQYEMNGYDMSNFRLTYSMYIAVYAVAHALHAMYMDKASGGTILHSDKTTYGLMPIQLNRYLKKIHFKTPSGDEIFFNDKGEVPRHFDIINWNIFHNGTATSRPVGIFISSPSPELVMDEKAIFWAPQFYGIPISRCSASCPPGYRKAVMEGKQICCYGCVQCSEGEISSGPDMENCIKCPEDQWSNEKRSKCIMRTIDFLSYEDLLGIVLTTTALVLSSCTSAVFYIFIKYKKSPIVKANNQELSYILLLSLLVSFLCSLLFIGRPTKVTCLLRQAVFGIDFAICVSSILGKTVTVIIAFKATRPGSRLRNYVGVRVSKYILLLCTLPEVFICALWLIISPPFPDYDTHSATGKIILQCNEGSPSAFYIMVGYIALLAFVSFFVAYLARKLPDIFNEAQYITFSMLLFCSVWISFLLAYVSTTGKYLAAVEIFAILVSSAGLLGLIFIPKCYIIIIKPAVSTRCQLLE